Proteins encoded by one window of Streptomyces uncialis:
- a CDS encoding acyl-CoA dehydrogenase family protein, whose amino-acid sequence MPDHAPQPVDRIAPTDEARELFALVRELARREIAPTAADEEEAGRFPREVFTLLSRSGLLALPYDSAYGGGDQPYEVYLQVLEELAAVRLTVGLGASVHTLACHALAGFGTKEQRAELLPAMLGGGLLGAYCLSEPAAGSDAASLRTKAVRDGDDWVLTGTKAWITHGGIADFYTVLARSGGPGARGITAYLVPGDAPGLSAAVPERKMGMKGSPTAQVHFDGVRVPDSRRLGEEGQGFTIALAALDSGRLGIAACAIGVAQAALDGAVEYATGRRQFGRPVADFQGLRFLLADMATQIAAGRALYLAAARLRDAGLPFAKEAAMAKLMCTDTAMKVTTDAVQVLGGYGYTADFPVERYMREAKVLQIVEGTNQIQRMVIARHLAGPESR is encoded by the coding sequence ATGCCCGACCACGCCCCGCAGCCCGTGGACCGGATCGCCCCCACGGACGAGGCCCGGGAGCTGTTCGCGCTCGTCCGCGAACTCGCCCGGCGTGAGATCGCCCCGACGGCGGCCGACGAGGAGGAGGCGGGCCGCTTCCCCCGTGAGGTCTTCACCCTGCTCTCCCGGTCAGGACTGCTCGCACTGCCCTACGACTCCGCGTACGGCGGCGGTGACCAGCCCTACGAGGTCTATCTCCAGGTCCTGGAGGAACTCGCCGCCGTCCGGCTGACCGTCGGTCTCGGGGCCAGCGTCCACACCCTCGCCTGTCACGCCCTCGCGGGCTTCGGGACCAAGGAGCAGCGCGCCGAACTGCTGCCCGCGATGCTGGGCGGGGGCCTGCTGGGCGCCTACTGCCTCTCGGAGCCCGCCGCGGGCTCGGACGCGGCCTCCCTGCGGACCAAGGCCGTGCGGGACGGTGACGACTGGGTGCTCACCGGCACCAAGGCGTGGATCACCCATGGCGGGATCGCCGACTTCTACACCGTGCTCGCCCGCTCCGGCGGTCCGGGCGCCCGGGGCATCACCGCGTATCTGGTGCCCGGGGACGCGCCGGGCCTGAGCGCCGCGGTGCCCGAGCGGAAGATGGGGATGAAGGGCTCCCCGACCGCGCAGGTCCACTTCGACGGGGTCCGGGTCCCCGACTCCCGCCGTCTCGGCGAGGAGGGCCAGGGCTTCACGATCGCCCTCGCCGCCCTGGACTCCGGCCGGCTCGGCATCGCCGCCTGCGCGATCGGGGTGGCCCAGGCGGCGCTGGACGGGGCGGTGGAGTACGCCACCGGACGGCGCCAGTTCGGCCGTCCCGTCGCCGACTTCCAGGGACTGCGCTTCCTGCTCGCGGACATGGCGACCCAGATCGCGGCGGGCCGGGCGCTCTACCTCGCGGCGGCCCGGCTGCGTGACGCGGGGCTGCCGTTCGCCAAGGAGGCCGCGATGGCCAAACTGATGTGCACCGACACCGCGATGAAGGTCACCACCGACGCGGTCCAGGTGCTCGGCGGCTACGGCTACACCGCCGACTTCCCCGTGGAGCGGTACATGCGGGAGGCGAAGGTCCTCCAGATCGTCGAGGGCACCAACCAGATCCAGCGGATGGTCATCGCCCGGCACCTGGCGGGCCCGGAGAGCCGCTGA
- a CDS encoding YciI family protein, whose translation MPRFLTLIQLDETAAAAPRSPAFAERMGTLFEEISKAGVMLDTAGLAPTAEGVRVVWSGGGLTDTEGPFGGGDAILGYSMIQARDRAEAVEWVRRFLAAHDDHLTITAEVREVREFDGA comes from the coding sequence ATGCCCCGATTCCTGACCCTGATCCAGCTCGACGAGACCGCCGCCGCCGCACCCCGCTCACCCGCCTTCGCGGAGCGGATGGGCACGCTGTTCGAAGAGATCTCCAAGGCGGGCGTGATGCTCGACACCGCCGGTCTCGCCCCGACCGCCGAGGGCGTGCGGGTCGTCTGGTCCGGCGGTGGACTCACCGACACCGAAGGCCCCTTCGGCGGCGGCGACGCCATCCTCGGCTACTCGATGATTCAGGCCAGGGACCGGGCCGAGGCCGTCGAGTGGGTCCGGCGGTTCCTCGCGGCCCATGACGACCACCTCACGATCACCGCGGAGGTCCGTGAGGTCCGGGAGTTCGACGGCGCCTGA
- a CDS encoding Lrp/AsnC family transcriptional regulator codes for MEELDRQIVELLVKDGRMSYTDLGKATGLSTSAVHQRVRRLEQRGVIRGYAAVVDPEAVGLPLTAFISVKPFDPSAPDDIAERLAGVPEIEACHSVAGDENYILKVRVATPRELEHLLSRLRGLAGVSTRTTVVLSTPYESRPPRVI; via the coding sequence ATGGAGGAGCTGGATCGTCAGATCGTCGAGCTGCTCGTCAAGGACGGGCGCATGAGCTACACCGACCTGGGCAAGGCCACGGGCCTGTCCACCTCGGCCGTGCATCAGCGGGTACGCCGACTGGAGCAGCGCGGAGTGATCCGCGGCTACGCGGCGGTCGTCGACCCGGAGGCCGTCGGTCTGCCGCTCACCGCGTTCATCTCGGTGAAACCCTTCGATCCCAGCGCGCCGGACGACATCGCGGAGCGCCTCGCGGGCGTTCCGGAGATCGAGGCGTGCCACAGCGTCGCGGGCGACGAGAACTACATCCTCAAGGTCCGGGTGGCCACCCCGAGGGAACTCGAACACCTCCTCAGCAGGCTCCGCGGCCTCGCCGGGGTCTCCACCCGCACCACCGTCGTCTTGTCGACCCCCTACGAGTCCCGCCCGCCCCGCGTCATCTGA
- a CDS encoding amidohydrolase: protein MSQRTAPGTDQGQDQGTVLLRGGEIHSPADPFATAMVVSHGRIAWVGSEGAADAFAATADETVDLAGALVTPAFTDAHVHTTSTGLTRTGLDLSGAATREAALEQVRAHAAARPRDPVLLGHGWDASRWPDTRPPSRTELDTATGGRPLYLSRIDVHSAAATTALLDLVPGVTARDGYDADAPLTRDAHHAVRAAAYGAVTPAQRAEAQRAALRHAASLGIGSVHECAGPDISGEDDLTDLLRLAETEPGPRVVGYWGERLTGPKDAERVRALGAVGAAGDLFVDGSLGSHTACLREPYADAPHTGAAYLDAADITTHVVVCTEAGLQAGFHAIGDAAVTAVVEGVRAASEKLGLARIRAARHRVEHAEMLTPETIAAFAELGLTASVQPLFDTLWGGDEGMYARRLGTERARTLNPFAALLRTGVPLAFGSDSPVTPLGPWAAVRAAAFHRTPGHGVSVRAAFAAHTRGGWRAVGRDDAGILVPGAPADYALWRTGALLVQAPDDRVARWSTDPRSGTPGLPDLSPGAELPVCLRTVVGGRTVFVRPNE from the coding sequence ATGAGCCAGCGCACAGCCCCCGGGACGGACCAGGGCCAGGACCAGGGAACCGTCCTTCTGCGCGGGGGAGAGATCCACTCACCCGCCGACCCCTTCGCCACCGCCATGGTGGTCTCCCACGGCCGGATCGCCTGGGTCGGCTCCGAGGGCGCGGCCGACGCCTTCGCCGCGACCGCCGACGAGACCGTCGATCTGGCGGGCGCCCTCGTCACCCCGGCCTTCACCGACGCGCATGTCCACACCACGTCCACCGGGCTGACCCGCACCGGACTCGACCTGAGCGGCGCCGCCACCAGGGAGGCCGCCCTGGAACAGGTCCGCGCGCACGCCGCGGCCCGCCCCCGCGACCCGGTCCTGCTCGGACACGGCTGGGACGCCTCCCGCTGGCCCGACACCCGGCCCCCGTCCCGCACCGAACTGGACACCGCCACCGGTGGCCGCCCCCTCTACCTCTCCCGGATCGACGTCCACTCCGCCGCGGCCACCACCGCCCTGCTCGACCTCGTCCCCGGTGTCACCGCCCGCGACGGCTACGACGCCGACGCCCCGCTGACCCGCGACGCCCACCACGCGGTGCGCGCCGCCGCCTACGGCGCCGTGACCCCCGCCCAGCGCGCCGAGGCCCAGCGCGCCGCCCTGCGCCACGCGGCCTCCCTCGGGATCGGCTCCGTCCACGAGTGCGCGGGCCCGGACATCTCCGGCGAGGACGACCTGACGGACCTGCTGCGCCTCGCGGAAACGGAACCCGGCCCCCGGGTCGTCGGCTACTGGGGCGAACGCCTCACCGGCCCCAAGGACGCCGAACGGGTGCGCGCGCTCGGCGCCGTCGGCGCCGCGGGCGACCTCTTCGTGGACGGCTCCCTCGGCTCCCACACGGCGTGTCTGCGTGAGCCGTACGCCGACGCCCCGCACACCGGCGCCGCGTACCTCGACGCCGCCGACATCACCACCCATGTCGTCGTCTGCACCGAGGCGGGCCTCCAGGCCGGATTCCACGCCATCGGCGACGCCGCCGTCACCGCCGTCGTCGAGGGGGTACGCGCCGCCTCCGAGAAGCTCGGGCTCGCCCGGATCCGCGCCGCCCGCCACCGGGTCGAGCACGCGGAGATGCTCACCCCCGAGACGATCGCCGCCTTCGCCGAACTCGGCCTCACCGCCTCCGTCCAGCCGCTCTTCGACACCCTGTGGGGCGGCGACGAGGGCATGTACGCGCGCCGCCTCGGCACCGAACGGGCCCGCACCCTCAATCCGTTCGCCGCGCTGCTGCGCACCGGTGTCCCGCTGGCCTTCGGCTCCGACAGCCCGGTCACCCCGCTCGGCCCCTGGGCGGCCGTCCGCGCGGCGGCCTTCCACCGCACCCCCGGGCACGGGGTCTCCGTACGGGCCGCGTTCGCCGCCCACACCCGGGGCGGCTGGCGGGCCGTCGGGCGGGATGACGCCGGGATCCTCGTCCCCGGCGCCCCCGCCGATTACGCTCTGTGGCGTACCGGGGCCCTGCTCGTCCAGGCGCCCGACGACCGGGTGGCCCGCTGGTCCACCGACCCGCGCTCCGGCACCCCGGGACTGCCCGACCTCTCCCCGGGCGCCGAACTCCCCGTCTGTCTGCGCACCGTGGTCGGCGGCCGCACGGTCTTCGTGCGGCCTAACGAGTGA
- a CDS encoding polyprenol monophosphomannose synthase — MNDGDEISSAGAEERRFGPLGTALVIIPTYNEAENIKSIVGRVRESVPEAHVLVADDNSPDGTGKLADELAAQDDHVQVLHRKGKEGLGAAYLAGFRWGIENGYGVLVEMDADGSHQPEELPRLLTALKGADLVLGSRWVPGGRVVNWPKSREFISRGGSTYSRLLLDVPIRDVTGGYRAFRRETLEGLGLAEVASQGYCFQVDLARRAVKAGFHVVEVPITFVERVHGDSKMSKDILVEALWRVTSWGVAERFGKLRSHGPAGASDGSAPAGPSGAPSAAKSSEDASSSSAASAPAERHSSGAQDR, encoded by the coding sequence GTGAACGACGGCGACGAGATCTCCTCGGCCGGTGCCGAAGAGCGGCGGTTCGGCCCGCTCGGTACGGCCTTGGTGATCATCCCGACCTACAACGAGGCCGAGAACATCAAGTCGATCGTCGGCCGGGTCCGGGAGTCGGTGCCCGAGGCGCACGTCCTCGTCGCCGACGACAACAGCCCTGACGGCACCGGCAAGCTCGCCGACGAGCTGGCCGCCCAGGACGACCACGTCCAGGTCCTGCACCGCAAGGGCAAGGAAGGGCTCGGCGCCGCCTATCTCGCGGGCTTCCGCTGGGGCATCGAGAACGGCTACGGGGTCCTCGTCGAGATGGACGCCGACGGCTCCCACCAGCCCGAGGAACTGCCCCGGCTGCTTACCGCGCTGAAGGGCGCCGACCTCGTCCTCGGCTCCCGCTGGGTGCCGGGCGGGCGCGTCGTGAACTGGCCCAAGTCCCGTGAGTTCATCTCCCGGGGCGGCAGCACGTACTCCCGGCTGCTGCTGGACGTCCCGATCCGCGATGTGACCGGCGGTTACCGCGCGTTCCGGCGCGAGACCCTCGAAGGGCTCGGACTGGCCGAGGTCGCCTCGCAGGGCTACTGCTTCCAGGTCGACCTGGCCCGGCGTGCCGTCAAGGCGGGCTTCCATGTGGTCGAGGTCCCGATCACCTTCGTGGAGCGGGTGCACGGCGACTCCAAGATGAGCAAGGACATCCTGGTCGAGGCCCTGTGGCGGGTCACCTCCTGGGGGGTCGCGGAGCGCTTCGGCAAGCTGAGGTCCCACGGCCCCGCCGGAGCGTCCGACGGATCCGCCCCGGCAGGCCCCTCCGGTGCCCCGTCCGCCGCGAAGAGCTCCGAGGACGCCTCTTCCTCGTCCGCCGCCTCCGCCCCGGCCGAGCGGCACTCCTCGGGCGCCCAGGACCGCTGA
- the fxsA gene encoding FxsA family membrane protein, which produces MTTGAPNPPYPTRPRPSKVRRFLPLALVAWLVLEIWLLTLVADAAGGFTVFLLLVGAIVLGGVVIKAAGRRAFKNLSEAVQQAQSGVMPPEGGRSGEGNGLVMLAGLLLIIPGLVTDALGLLLLVPPVRKAVSRRGERALERRMRAASPGTLGDAFQQARMRRPDGKVVPGEVIHDKADPRRDPNPGQNPPLTP; this is translated from the coding sequence ATGACGACCGGTGCACCGAACCCGCCGTACCCGACCCGCCCCCGGCCCTCCAAGGTCCGGAGGTTTCTTCCGCTGGCCCTGGTGGCCTGGCTCGTGCTGGAGATCTGGCTGCTGACCCTGGTCGCGGACGCGGCGGGCGGGTTCACCGTCTTCCTGCTGCTCGTCGGCGCGATCGTGCTCGGCGGCGTGGTGATCAAGGCCGCCGGCCGCCGGGCCTTCAAGAATCTGAGCGAGGCGGTCCAGCAGGCCCAGAGCGGTGTGATGCCGCCGGAAGGCGGCCGTTCCGGCGAGGGCAACGGACTGGTGATGCTCGCCGGTCTGCTGCTGATCATCCCCGGGCTCGTCACGGACGCGCTGGGGCTGCTGCTGCTCGTGCCCCCGGTCCGCAAGGCGGTGAGCCGCCGCGGTGAGCGGGCGCTGGAGCGCAGGATGCGGGCCGCTTCCCCGGGCACCCTGGGGGACGCCTTCCAGCAGGCCCGGATGCGCCGTCCGGACGGCAAGGTCGTCCCGGGCGAGGTCATCCACGACAAGGCCGACCCCCGCAGGGACCCGAACCCGGGTCAGAACCCTCCGCTGACGCCGTGA
- a CDS encoding RNA polymerase-binding protein RbpA, with protein MSERALRGTRLVVTSYETDRGIDLAPRQAVEYACEKGHRFEMPFSVEAEIPPEWECKVCGAQALLVDGDGPEEKKAKPARTHWDMLMERRTREELEEVLEERLAVLRSGAMNIAVHPRDSRKSA; from the coding sequence ATGAGTGAGCGAGCTCTTCGCGGCACGCGCCTCGTGGTGACCAGCTACGAGACGGACCGCGGCATCGACTTGGCTCCGCGCCAGGCCGTGGAGTACGCATGCGAGAAGGGCCATCGATTCGAGATGCCCTTCTCGGTAGAGGCGGAGATCCCGCCGGAGTGGGAGTGCAAGGTCTGCGGGGCCCAGGCACTCCTCGTGGACGGCGACGGCCCTGAGGAGAAGAAGGCGAAGCCCGCGCGCACGCATTGGGACATGCTGATGGAGAGGCGCACCCGAGAGGAACTCGAAGAGGTCCTTGAGGAGCGGCTCGCCGTCCTTCGCTCCGGGGCGATGAACATCGCCGTACATCCGCGGGACAGCCGCAAGTCCGCCTGA
- a CDS encoding MFS transporter has translation MGAKTVRAEPDDGPGDRRREQHGWYVYDWACSVYSTTVLTVFLGPYLTEIAKAAADSDGYVHPLGIPVRAGSFFAYSVSLSVVAAILVMPLAGAAADRSGRRKPLLAVSAYVGAAATTCMFFLEGDRYLLGGLLLIVANAALAVSMVLYNSYLPVIAGPEERDTVSSRGWAFGYASGALVLVADLILFTQHDRFGVTESTAVRICLATAGLWWGAFTLVPLRRLRDRRRPAAGAGTALKGWRQLAATIRDMRRYPLTLAFLLAYLVYNDGVQTVITQASVYGSEELGLEQSTLIVAVLLVQVLAVAGALGMGRLARTHGARRTILGSLVVWTLLLAAGYFLPAGRAVWFFALAAGIGLVLGGTQALSRSLFSHLVPPGKEAEYFSAYELSDRGMSWLGPLLFGLTYQLTGSYRDAILSLVAFFALGFVLLARVPVRRAIQDAGNPVPERI, from the coding sequence GTGGGTGCGAAGACCGTGCGGGCGGAACCGGACGACGGACCCGGGGACCGGCGGCGCGAACAACACGGGTGGTACGTCTACGACTGGGCGTGCTCGGTCTACTCGACGACGGTCCTCACGGTGTTCCTGGGCCCCTATCTGACAGAGATCGCCAAGGCCGCCGCCGACAGCGACGGCTATGTGCATCCGCTGGGCATCCCGGTGCGCGCGGGATCGTTCTTCGCCTACTCCGTGTCCCTGTCCGTGGTCGCCGCGATCCTCGTGATGCCGCTCGCGGGAGCCGCCGCCGACCGCTCGGGACGCCGCAAGCCCCTGCTCGCGGTGTCCGCCTATGTGGGGGCAGCTGCCACGACCTGCATGTTCTTCCTCGAAGGCGACCGCTATCTCCTCGGCGGACTCCTGCTGATCGTGGCCAACGCCGCGCTCGCCGTGTCGATGGTCCTGTACAACTCGTACCTCCCGGTGATCGCCGGGCCCGAGGAGCGCGACACGGTCTCCTCACGCGGCTGGGCCTTCGGCTACGCCTCCGGCGCGCTGGTCCTGGTGGCCGATCTGATCCTGTTCACCCAGCACGACCGGTTCGGGGTGACGGAGAGCACGGCGGTGCGGATCTGTCTGGCGACGGCGGGTCTGTGGTGGGGCGCCTTCACCCTCGTCCCGCTGCGCCGTCTGCGTGACCGGCGGCGGCCCGCCGCCGGCGCGGGAACCGCCCTCAAGGGCTGGCGGCAGCTGGCGGCGACGATCCGGGACATGCGCCGCTATCCGCTCACCCTGGCGTTCCTGCTGGCGTACCTCGTCTACAACGACGGGGTGCAGACCGTGATCACCCAGGCGTCGGTGTACGGCTCCGAGGAACTCGGACTCGAACAGTCGACGCTGATCGTCGCGGTCCTGCTGGTCCAGGTGCTCGCGGTGGCGGGCGCGCTCGGGATGGGCCGGCTGGCCCGTACGCACGGGGCGCGCCGCACGATCCTCGGGTCCCTGGTCGTCTGGACGCTGCTGCTGGCGGCGGGGTACTTCCTGCCCGCCGGGCGGGCCGTGTGGTTCTTCGCCCTGGCCGCCGGGATCGGCCTGGTCCTGGGCGGCACCCAGGCCCTGTCCCGGTCACTGTTCTCGCATCTGGTGCCGCCGGGCAAGGAGGCCGAGTACTTCTCGGCGTACGAGCTGAGCGACCGGGGGATGTCCTGGCTGGGGCCGCTGCTGTTCGGTCTGACGTATCAGCTGACCGGGAGCTACCGGGACGCGATCCTGTCGCTCGTGGCGTTCTTCGCGCTCGGTTTCGTCCTGCTCGCCCGGGTGCCCGTACGGCGCGCGATCCAGGACGCGGGCAATCCCGTACCGGAACGGATTTAG
- a CDS encoding glycerophosphodiester phosphodiesterase family protein, giving the protein MTSRTRHPYLDHPAPLAFAHRGGAADGLENTVAAFRRSVAAGYRYIETDARVTADGRPVAFHDATLDRVTDGAGRIADLPWSRVRRARVGGTEPVPLFEELLEEFPEVRWNIDVKADAALTPLLALIGRTGAWDRVCVGSFSEARAARAQRLAGPRLATSHGMRGVLGLRLRGYGVPMAPRGSAVCAQVPESWAGVRVVDRRFVRTAHARGLPVHVWTVNDPARMHALLDLGVDGIMTDHIDTLRSVLQDRGVWV; this is encoded by the coding sequence GTGACCTCCCGTACCCGGCACCCCTATCTGGACCATCCCGCGCCGCTCGCGTTCGCCCATCGCGGCGGCGCGGCGGACGGCCTGGAGAACACCGTGGCCGCGTTCCGGCGGTCGGTGGCCGCGGGCTACCGCTACATCGAGACGGACGCGCGCGTCACCGCGGACGGCAGACCGGTCGCGTTCCATGACGCGACGCTGGACCGGGTGACGGACGGTGCCGGGCGTATCGCGGACCTGCCCTGGTCGCGGGTGCGGCGCGCGCGCGTGGGCGGCACCGAACCCGTGCCGCTCTTCGAGGAGCTGCTGGAGGAGTTCCCCGAGGTCCGCTGGAACATCGACGTCAAGGCGGACGCGGCCCTCACCCCCCTGCTGGCGCTGATCGGCCGCACCGGCGCGTGGGACCGGGTATGTGTGGGCTCGTTCTCCGAGGCCAGGGCCGCCCGCGCCCAGCGGCTGGCGGGCCCCCGCCTCGCCACCTCCCACGGGATGCGCGGGGTGCTCGGGCTGAGGCTGCGCGGGTACGGCGTGCCCATGGCCCCGCGCGGCTCTGCGGTGTGCGCGCAGGTGCCGGAGAGCTGGGCGGGGGTGCGGGTGGTGGACCGGCGCTTCGTCCGGACGGCCCACGCGCGCGGGCTGCCCGTGCATGTGTGGACGGTGAACGACCCCGCGCGGATGCACGCCCTCCTCGATCTCGGCGTGGATGGCATCATGACCGATCACATCGACACACTGCGGTCGGTCCTTCAGGACCGGGGCGTCTGGGTCTGA
- the yczE gene encoding membrane protein YczE has product MPITRFTRSPRDPQAAPARLPRRLTQLYGGLTLYGVSCALMVEAGLGLEPWGVLHQGLAELTGLTIGVVTIVVGALVLLLWIPLRQRPGLGTVSNVIVVGVAMDATLLLFPDTRTLAVRVPLMVLAVLLNGAATGLYIAANFGPGPRDGLMTGLHRRTGRSIRLVRTALEVAIVATGFALGGTVGAGTVLYALAIGPLAQLFLRMFAVAPASGLADPPADRTPVTGVSPGHAIIRP; this is encoded by the coding sequence TTGCCGATCACACGCTTCACCCGGAGTCCCCGCGACCCGCAGGCCGCCCCCGCCCGTCTCCCCCGCCGCCTCACCCAGCTCTACGGCGGCCTCACGCTGTACGGGGTGAGCTGTGCGCTGATGGTGGAGGCGGGGCTCGGTCTCGAACCGTGGGGTGTGCTGCACCAGGGCCTCGCCGAGCTGACGGGCCTGACGATCGGCGTGGTCACGATCGTCGTGGGCGCACTGGTGCTGCTGCTGTGGATACCCCTGCGCCAGCGCCCCGGTCTCGGCACCGTCTCGAACGTGATCGTGGTCGGCGTCGCCATGGACGCGACGCTCCTCCTGTTCCCGGACACGCGAACGCTGGCCGTCCGGGTTCCGCTGATGGTGCTGGCCGTCCTGCTGAACGGCGCCGCGACCGGCCTCTACATCGCGGCGAACTTCGGTCCGGGCCCGCGTGACGGGCTGATGACCGGACTGCACCGCCGCACCGGGCGGTCCATCAGACTGGTGCGCACCGCCCTGGAGGTCGCGATCGTGGCCACCGGCTTCGCGCTCGGCGGCACCGTCGGCGCGGGAACGGTCCTGTACGCCCTGGCGATCGGACCGCTCGCCCAGCTCTTCCTGCGGATGTTCGCCGTCGCACCGGCCTCCGGCCTCGCCGATCCCCCCGCGGACCGGACTCCCGTCACCGGGGTGTCGCCCGGACACGCGATAATCCGGCCGTGA
- a CDS encoding SCO1417 family PLP biosynthesis transcription factor, translating to MVQWTSTVGAAQLARLLSSQQDRPAGPGSRKPPAYRALADGVRLLVLEGRVPVGARLPAERELALSLAVSRTTVAAAYEELRSEGFLESRRGAGSWTSVPAGNPLPARGLEPLPPEALGSMIDLGCAALPAPEPWLTRAVHGALEELPPYAHTHGDYPAGLPALREMIAARYTARGIPTMPEQIMVTTGAMGATDAICHLFAGRGERIAVESPSYANILQLMREAGARLVPVAMAERLGGWDLDRWRQVLRDAAPRLAYVVADFHNPTGALIPEDQRRALVEAARAAGTVLIVDETMSEVRLDPDLPMPRPVCGFDPAGSTVITVGSASKAFWAGMRIGWVRAAPDVIRSLVAARAFADLGTPVLEQLAVNWLLRGDGWEQAVALRRTQARENRDALVAAVRRELPDWEFEVPHGGLTLWVRTGGLSGSRLAEVGERVGVRVPSGPRFGVDGAFEGYVRLPFTVGGPVAEEAASRLAAAARLVRGGAGGAHGAEPPRTFVA from the coding sequence ATGGTGCAGTGGACCTCCACGGTCGGAGCGGCACAGCTCGCCCGGCTGCTCAGCTCCCAGCAGGACCGCCCCGCCGGCCCCGGCAGCCGCAAGCCCCCCGCCTACCGGGCGCTCGCCGACGGCGTCCGGCTGCTCGTGCTGGAGGGCCGGGTCCCGGTGGGCGCCCGCCTCCCCGCCGAACGCGAACTCGCCCTCTCCCTCGCCGTCAGCCGCACCACCGTCGCCGCCGCCTACGAGGAACTGCGCTCCGAGGGCTTCCTGGAGTCCCGGCGCGGCGCCGGCAGCTGGACCTCCGTCCCCGCCGGGAACCCCCTCCCCGCGCGCGGCCTCGAACCGCTGCCCCCCGAGGCCCTGGGGTCGATGATCGACCTCGGCTGCGCGGCGCTCCCCGCCCCCGAGCCCTGGCTGACCCGCGCCGTGCACGGCGCGCTGGAGGAACTGCCGCCGTACGCCCACACCCACGGCGACTACCCGGCCGGGCTGCCCGCCCTGCGGGAGATGATCGCCGCCCGCTACACCGCGCGCGGCATCCCCACCATGCCCGAGCAGATCATGGTCACCACCGGGGCGATGGGCGCGACCGACGCGATCTGCCATCTCTTCGCCGGGCGCGGCGAACGCATCGCGGTCGAGTCGCCCAGCTACGCCAACATCCTCCAGCTGATGCGGGAGGCCGGCGCCCGGCTGGTCCCCGTCGCCATGGCCGAACGGCTCGGCGGCTGGGACCTGGACCGCTGGCGCCAGGTCCTGCGGGACGCGGCGCCCCGCCTCGCGTACGTCGTCGCGGACTTCCACAACCCCACCGGGGCGCTGATCCCCGAGGACCAGCGGCGCGCCCTGGTCGAGGCGGCCCGCGCGGCGGGGACCGTCCTGATCGTGGACGAGACGATGAGCGAGGTCCGGCTGGACCCGGATCTGCCGATGCCGCGGCCCGTGTGCGGCTTCGACCCCGCGGGCTCCACGGTGATCACCGTCGGCTCGGCGAGCAAGGCGTTCTGGGCGGGTATGCGTATCGGCTGGGTCCGCGCGGCCCCCGATGTGATCCGCAGTCTGGTCGCGGCCCGCGCCTTCGCCGACCTCGGCACCCCCGTACTGGAACAGCTCGCCGTCAACTGGCTGCTGCGCGGCGACGGCTGGGAGCAGGCGGTCGCCCTGCGCCGTACCCAGGCCCGGGAGAACCGGGACGCCCTGGTGGCGGCCGTGCGCCGGGAGCTGCCGGACTGGGAGTTCGAGGTGCCGCACGGCGGTCTGACCCTGTGGGTGCGCACCGGCGGTCTGTCCGGATCGCGGCTGGCCGAGGTGGGGGAGCGGGTCGGGGTACGGGTTCCCTCCGGGCCGCGGTTCGGGGTGGACGGCGCCTTCGAGGGCTATGTACGACTGCCGTTCACGGTCGGCGGCCCGGTCGCGGAGGAGGCGGCGTCCCGACTCGCGGCGGCGGCGCGGCTGGTGCGCGGCGGTGCGGGCGGGGCGCACGGCGCCGAGCCCCCGCGCACGTTCGTGGCCTGA